In a genomic window of Lepisosteus oculatus isolate fLepOcu1 chromosome 5, fLepOcu1.hap2, whole genome shotgun sequence:
- the LOC102693003 gene encoding ribonuclease P protein subunit p25-like protein produces MEVSINPDAILPLSVRTHKEPPSSSSFGCAPHGTTNKLGAGNFRKVGKMEEESPPPFPGLPPNVVEMRVKEGSKIRNLMGYAMARMESGSTRQIIFNGSGRAVTKTITCVEIMKRKMGGLHQITKLRYKGLQEVWESQEEGPGQASEMTVHKNVPSICILLSKDPLDPQEHGYQPPESLSTIWEAQQEEKEVDIPSPQGSKRPLSFLTDTVEPDNKRLSLGKDFSNDLTDG; encoded by the coding sequence ATGGAGGTCAGCATAAACCCAGATGCGATTCTTCCGCTCTCTGTGAGGACGCACAAGGAACCCCCTTCCTCAAGCAGCTTTGGATGTGCCCCACATGGGACAACTAATAAACTGGGGGCCGGGAATTTCAGGAAGGTGGGCAAGATGGAGGAGGAGAGCCCACCGCCATTCCCAGGACTTCCCCCAAACGTGGTGGAGATGCGGGTTAAGGAGGGCAGCAAGATCCGCAATCTGATGGGCTATGCCATGGCACGGATGGAGAGCGGAAGCACCCGACAGATCATTTTCAACGGCTCCGGCCGCGCTGTTACTAAAACCATCACCTGCGTGGAGATCATGAAGCGCAAAATGGGGGGGCTCCATCAGATCACCAAACTAAGGTACAAGGGCCTGCAGGAGGTCTGGGAGAGCCAAGAGGAAGGGCCTGGCCAGGCTTCGGAGATGACTGTCCACAAAAATGTGCCCTCCATCTGCATCCTGCTCTCCAAGGACCCACTGGACCCCCAGGAACACGGATACCAGCCCCCAGAGTCTCTTAGTACCATATGGGAAGCCCAGCAGGAAGAGAAGGAAGTAGACATCCCATCACCACAAGGCAGTAAGCGTCCACTCAGCTTTCTGACAGACACCGTCGAGCCAGATAATAAGAGGCTTAGTTTGGGAAAAGACTTTTCGAATGACCTGACTGATGGATGA